A single genomic interval of Burkholderia cepacia ATCC 25416 harbors:
- the aceK gene encoding bifunctional isocitrate dehydrogenase kinase/phosphatase — protein sequence MNHFPKLLSSQIGFDVAQTMLENFDRHYRIFRDAAVEAKTLFEHGDWHGLQRLARERITSYDDRVKECVEVLEDEYDAENIDDEVWQQIKLHYIGLLTSHRQPECAETFFNSVCCKILHRSYFSNDFIFVRPAISTEYLENDEPAAKPTYRAYYPGTDGLAATLERIVTNFQLEPAFDDLPRDIGCVMQAIHDEFGHFDEAPNFQIHVLSSLFFRNKSAYIVGRIINADRVLPFAVPIRHVRPGVLSLDTVLLRRDQLMIIFGFSHSYFLVDMGVPSAYVDFLCTIMPGKPKAEIYTSVGLQKQGKNLFYRDLLHHLSHSSDRFIIAPGIKGLVMLVFTLPSFPYVFKIIKDHFPPPKETTRAQIMEKYQLVKRHDRLGRMADTLEYSSVALPLARLDHALVRELEKEVPSLLEYEDDNLVIKHLYIERRMTPLNLYLQNGSDTDIEHGVKEYGNAVKELMKANIFPGDMLYKNFGVTRHGRVVFYDYDEIEYLTDCNVRRVPPPRNEEDELSGEPWYTVGPHDIFPETYGPFLLGDPRVRDVFMKHHADFFDPALWQASKDKLLQGELPDFYPYDASLRFSVRYPERFGATDQNDGEGDAQRAA from the coding sequence ATGAATCACTTCCCCAAACTGCTGTCTTCGCAGATCGGTTTCGACGTCGCGCAGACGATGCTCGAAAACTTCGACCGCCACTACCGGATCTTCCGCGACGCGGCCGTCGAAGCGAAGACGCTGTTCGAGCACGGCGACTGGCACGGGCTGCAGCGGCTCGCGCGGGAGCGGATCACGTCGTACGACGATCGCGTGAAGGAATGCGTCGAGGTGCTGGAAGATGAATACGACGCGGAAAACATCGACGACGAAGTGTGGCAGCAAATCAAGCTGCACTACATCGGCCTGCTCACGTCGCACCGCCAGCCCGAGTGCGCGGAGACGTTTTTCAATTCGGTGTGCTGCAAGATCCTGCACCGCTCGTACTTCAGCAACGATTTCATCTTCGTGCGCCCGGCGATCTCGACCGAGTATCTCGAGAACGACGAGCCGGCCGCGAAGCCGACCTACCGCGCGTACTATCCGGGCACCGACGGGCTCGCGGCCACCCTCGAGCGCATCGTCACGAATTTCCAGCTCGAACCGGCATTCGACGATCTCCCGCGCGACATCGGCTGCGTGATGCAGGCGATCCACGACGAATTCGGCCACTTCGACGAAGCGCCGAATTTCCAGATCCACGTGCTGTCGTCGCTGTTCTTCCGAAACAAGAGCGCGTACATCGTCGGCCGCATCATCAACGCCGACCGCGTGCTGCCGTTCGCGGTGCCGATCCGCCACGTGCGTCCGGGCGTGCTCTCGCTCGACACCGTGCTGCTGCGCCGCGACCAGCTGATGATCATCTTCGGCTTCTCGCACTCGTATTTCCTGGTCGACATGGGCGTGCCGTCCGCGTACGTCGACTTCCTGTGCACGATCATGCCCGGCAAGCCGAAGGCGGAGATCTACACGTCGGTCGGCCTGCAGAAGCAGGGCAAGAACCTGTTCTACCGCGACCTGCTGCACCACCTGTCGCATTCGAGCGACCGCTTCATCATCGCGCCCGGGATCAAGGGCCTCGTGATGCTCGTGTTCACGCTGCCGTCGTTCCCGTACGTGTTCAAGATCATCAAGGATCACTTCCCGCCGCCGAAGGAAACGACGCGTGCGCAGATCATGGAGAAATACCAGCTCGTGAAGCGCCACGACCGCCTCGGGCGGATGGCCGATACGCTCGAGTATTCGAGCGTCGCGCTGCCGCTCGCGCGGCTCGACCACGCGCTCGTGCGCGAGCTGGAAAAGGAAGTGCCGTCGCTGCTCGAATACGAGGACGACAACCTCGTGATCAAGCACCTGTACATCGAGCGCCGGATGACGCCGCTGAACCTGTACCTGCAGAACGGCAGCGATACCGACATCGAGCACGGCGTGAAGGAGTACGGCAACGCGGTGAAGGAGCTGATGAAGGCGAACATCTTCCCCGGCGACATGCTGTACAAGAACTTCGGCGTCACGCGCCACGGCCGCGTCGTGTTCTACGACTACGACGAGATCGAGTACCTGACCGACTGCAACGTGCGCCGCGTGCCGCCGCCGCGCAACGAGGAAGACGAGCTGTCCGGCGAACCGTGGTATACCGTCGGCCCGCACGACATCTTTCCGGAGACCTACGGGCCGTTCCTGCTCGGCGACCCGCGCGTGCGCGACGTCTTCATGAAGCATCACGCGGACTTTTTCGATCCCGCGCTGTGGCAGGCCAGCAAGGACAAGCTGCTGCAGGGCGAATTGCCCGATTTTTATCCCTACGACGCATCGCTGCGCTTCAGCGTGCGCTACCCCGAGCGCTTCGGCGCGACGGACCAGAACGACGGCGAAGGCGACGCGCAGCGCGCCGCCTGA
- the can gene encoding carbonate dehydratase: MNTQDNPLSHLFDNNEAWVKRKLEDDPEFFARLADQQAPEYLWIGCSDSRVPANQIIGLPPGEVFVHRNIANVVVHSDLNCLSVIQFAVDILRVKHIMVVGHYGCSGVNAALLNRRVGLADNWLHHVQDVRERHAALLEDWPVGEARYRRLIELNAIEQVVNVCRTTIVNDAWARGQSLTVHGLVYGVHDGRMRNLGMAVSNFDALDETYKRCVAALTAGGNHAPDNDMIAADAARRLEGVAQAVADTLKPCDDAK, translated from the coding sequence ATGAACACCCAAGACAATCCGCTTTCTCACCTGTTCGACAACAACGAAGCGTGGGTCAAACGCAAGCTCGAAGACGATCCGGAGTTCTTCGCGCGTCTCGCCGACCAGCAGGCGCCGGAATACCTGTGGATCGGCTGCTCGGATTCGCGCGTGCCCGCGAACCAGATCATCGGCCTGCCGCCGGGCGAAGTGTTCGTCCATCGCAACATCGCGAACGTGGTCGTGCACAGCGACCTGAACTGCCTGTCGGTGATCCAGTTCGCGGTCGACATCCTGCGCGTGAAGCACATCATGGTCGTCGGCCACTACGGCTGCTCGGGCGTGAATGCCGCGCTGCTCAACCGCCGCGTCGGCCTCGCCGACAACTGGCTGCATCACGTGCAGGACGTGCGCGAGCGTCACGCGGCGCTGCTCGAGGACTGGCCGGTCGGCGAAGCGCGCTATCGCCGCCTGATCGAGCTGAACGCGATCGAGCAGGTCGTCAACGTATGCCGCACGACGATCGTCAACGACGCGTGGGCCCGCGGCCAGTCGCTCACCGTGCACGGGCTCGTGTACGGCGTGCACGATGGCCGGATGCGCAACCTCGGGATGGCCGTGTCGAACTTCGACGCGCTCGACGAGACCTACAAGCGCTGCGTGGCCGCGCTCACCGCCGGCGGCAACCATGCGCCGGACAACGACATGATCGCGGCGGACGCCGCGCGGCGGCTCGAAGGCGTCGCGCAGGCGGTCGCCGACACGCTGAAGCCGTGCGACGACGCGAAGTAA
- a CDS encoding SDR family oxidoreductase — protein MKTALIVGASRGLGREFVRQYRRDGWNVIATARDDASLDALRALGAQAHALDITQPEQIAALGWKLDGERLDAAVLVSGVYGPRTEGVETITAEDFDAVMHTNVRGPMQLLPILLPLVEDARGVLAVVSSRMGSIAEATGTTGWLYRASKAALNDVLRIASLQTRHAACISLHPGWVRTDMGGAQAAIDPETSVTGMRRVIAESGADVSQANGRFFQYDGIELSW, from the coding sequence ATGAAAACCGCATTGATCGTCGGTGCATCGCGCGGCCTCGGCCGCGAATTCGTCCGGCAATACCGGCGCGACGGCTGGAACGTGATCGCCACCGCGCGCGACGATGCCTCGCTCGACGCGCTGCGCGCGCTCGGCGCGCAAGCACATGCGCTCGACATCACGCAGCCCGAGCAGATCGCGGCGCTCGGCTGGAAGCTCGACGGCGAGCGGCTCGATGCGGCCGTGCTGGTGTCGGGCGTCTACGGGCCGCGCACCGAGGGCGTCGAGACGATCACCGCCGAGGATTTCGACGCGGTGATGCATACGAACGTGCGCGGGCCGATGCAGCTGCTGCCGATCCTGCTGCCGCTCGTCGAGGACGCACGCGGCGTGCTCGCCGTCGTGTCGAGCCGGATGGGCAGCATCGCCGAGGCGACCGGCACGACCGGCTGGCTGTACCGCGCGAGCAAGGCCGCGCTGAACGACGTGCTGCGCATCGCGTCGCTGCAGACGCGCCACGCCGCGTGCATCTCGCTCCATCCCGGCTGGGTGCGCACCGACATGGGCGGCGCGCAGGCCGCGATCGATCCGGAAACCAGCGTGACCGGCATGCGCCGCGTGATCGCCGAATCCGGCGCGGACGTGTCGCAGGCAAACGGCCGTTTCTTCCAGTACGACGGCATCGAGCTGAGCTGGTAG
- a CDS encoding YchJ family protein: MILNRPDACPCGGASPAPAGKAPAPRYAACCGRFIDGGEAAPSALELMRSRYSAYVLGATDYLRATWAARTCPPDLDTDPEAPDAPRWLGLAVKRHAPLDERHAEVEFVARYKIGGRAYRLHETSRFERDEHGFWRYVDGEVSER, translated from the coding sequence ATGATTTTGAACCGACCTGACGCGTGCCCGTGCGGCGGCGCGTCCCCCGCTCCCGCCGGCAAAGCGCCGGCGCCCCGCTATGCGGCCTGCTGCGGCCGCTTCATCGACGGCGGCGAAGCCGCGCCGAGCGCACTCGAGTTGATGCGTTCGCGGTACAGCGCGTACGTGCTCGGCGCGACCGACTACCTGCGCGCGACGTGGGCCGCGCGCACCTGCCCGCCCGATCTCGACACCGACCCCGAAGCGCCCGACGCGCCGCGCTGGCTCGGCCTCGCGGTCAAACGCCACGCGCCGCTCGACGAACGGCACGCGGAGGTCGAATTCGTGGCCCGCTACAAGATCGGCGGACGCGCTTACCGGCTCCACGAGACGAGCCGCTTCGAGCGCGACGAACACGGTTTCTGGCGTTACGTCGACGGCGAAGTAAGTGAACGTTGA
- a CDS encoding dienelactone hydrolase family protein, whose product MAFSKVLVGWMAACALSAAQAGTLSNANTGTGAGASGSLAHAERFDYGDSNLPQVAADLNEQILRIPADASGAVTLEATLFKPNGPGPFPLVVFNHGKNTGDLHLQPRSRPLAFAREFVRRGYAVIAPNRQGFAGSDGTYQQEGCNVGKNGLAQAADVDATVRYMSRQPYVDASRIVVAGTSHGGLVSVAYGTEAAPGVRGIINFSGGLRQDLCDGWQRNLVDAFDQYGAHTAVRSLWLYGDNDSVWTPGLVAQMHDAYVSHGTQAQFIDFGRYKDDAHRLIVDRDGVPVWWPAVNAFLAQLNLPTSVRYAVANPHEPKATGYASIDAVNAVPYVDEAGREGYRRFLNQHPSRAFAVSSEGAWSWAEGGDDPMALALDNCAKQGAGACRLYAVNDRVVWNTNTQTADNGDAGTTRDIDTRALASR is encoded by the coding sequence ATGGCGTTCAGCAAGGTATTGGTGGGATGGATGGCGGCCTGCGCGCTGTCGGCCGCTCAGGCCGGTACGCTGTCGAACGCCAATACGGGGACGGGCGCCGGCGCCAGCGGGTCGCTCGCCCATGCCGAACGCTTCGACTACGGCGATTCGAACCTGCCGCAGGTCGCCGCCGACCTGAACGAACAGATCCTCCGCATTCCGGCCGACGCATCGGGCGCCGTCACGCTCGAGGCGACGCTCTTCAAGCCGAACGGCCCCGGCCCGTTCCCGCTCGTCGTCTTCAACCACGGCAAGAACACCGGCGATCTCCATCTGCAGCCGCGCAGCCGGCCGCTCGCGTTCGCGCGCGAATTCGTGCGCCGCGGCTATGCAGTGATCGCGCCGAACCGCCAGGGCTTCGCGGGCTCGGACGGCACGTACCAGCAGGAAGGCTGCAACGTCGGCAAGAACGGCCTCGCGCAGGCGGCCGACGTCGACGCGACGGTGCGCTACATGTCGCGCCAGCCGTATGTCGATGCGTCGCGCATCGTCGTCGCCGGCACGTCGCACGGCGGCCTCGTATCGGTCGCGTACGGCACCGAAGCCGCACCGGGCGTGCGCGGCATCATCAACTTCTCCGGCGGGCTGCGCCAGGACCTCTGCGACGGCTGGCAGCGCAACCTCGTCGACGCGTTCGACCAGTACGGCGCGCACACGGCCGTGCGGTCGCTGTGGCTGTACGGCGACAACGATTCGGTGTGGACGCCCGGGCTCGTCGCGCAGATGCACGACGCGTACGTATCGCACGGCACGCAGGCCCAGTTCATCGATTTCGGCCGCTACAAGGACGACGCGCACCGGCTGATCGTCGATCGCGACGGCGTGCCCGTGTGGTGGCCGGCCGTCAACGCGTTCCTCGCGCAGCTGAACCTGCCGACCTCGGTACGCTACGCGGTCGCGAACCCGCACGAGCCGAAAGCCACCGGCTACGCGTCGATCGATGCGGTCAACGCGGTGCCGTATGTCGACGAAGCCGGCCGTGAAGGCTATCGCCGCTTCCTGAACCAGCATCCGAGCCGCGCGTTCGCGGTATCGTCGGAAGGCGCGTGGTCGTGGGCCGAAGGCGGCGACGACCCGATGGCGCTCGCGCTCGACAACTGCGCGAAGCAGGGTGCGGGCGCGTGCCGGCTGTATGCGGTCAACGACCGGGTCGTGTGGAACACGAACACACAGACGGCCGACAACGGCGACGCCGGCACGACACGCGATATCGATACGCGCGCGCTGGCTTCGCGCTGA
- the bioA gene encoding adenosylmethionine--8-amino-7-oxononanoate transaminase, whose product MSTPATDDWVARSLRAVWHPCTQMKHHERLPLIPVARGAGVWLYDRDGRRYFDAISSWWVNLFGHANPDINAALKDQLDTLEHAMLAGCTHEPAIELAERLHALTARTLGHAFFASDGASAVEIALKMSFHAWRNRGRANKQEFVCVANSYHGETIGALGVTDVALFKDAYDPLIRHAHVVASPDARGALPGETAADVAGRALADVRRLFVERGDRIAALIIEPLVQCAAGMAMHDPSYVRGLRALCDEFGVHLIADEIAVGCGRTGTFFACEQAGVWPDFLCLSKGISGGYLPLSLVLTRDDVFAAFYDDDTTRGFLHSHSYTGNPLACRAAVATLDLFARDDVLAANARKSATLRAALAPLDAHPQVRHLRERGTLFAFDVALDGDAARGFSRRFFERALERELLLRPIGTTVYLMPPYVMSDDDIAWLAQRTRDTLDATLAEIAR is encoded by the coding sequence TTGAGTACGCCAGCCACCGACGACTGGGTCGCGCGCAGCCTGCGCGCGGTCTGGCATCCCTGCACCCAGATGAAGCACCACGAGCGCCTGCCGCTCATCCCCGTCGCGCGTGGCGCGGGCGTGTGGCTGTACGACCGTGACGGCCGCCGCTATTTCGACGCGATCAGCTCGTGGTGGGTGAACCTGTTCGGCCATGCGAACCCGGACATCAACGCGGCGCTGAAGGACCAGCTCGACACGCTCGAGCACGCGATGCTCGCCGGCTGCACGCACGAGCCCGCGATCGAGCTCGCGGAGCGGCTGCACGCGCTCACCGCGCGCACGCTCGGCCATGCGTTCTTCGCTTCGGACGGCGCGTCGGCCGTCGAGATCGCGCTGAAGATGAGCTTCCACGCGTGGCGCAACCGCGGCCGCGCGAACAAGCAGGAATTCGTCTGCGTGGCGAACAGCTACCACGGCGAAACGATCGGCGCGCTCGGCGTGACCGACGTCGCGCTGTTCAAGGACGCGTACGATCCGCTGATCCGCCATGCGCACGTCGTCGCGTCGCCCGACGCGCGCGGCGCGCTGCCGGGCGAAACGGCCGCCGACGTCGCGGGCCGCGCGCTCGCGGACGTGCGGCGCCTGTTCGTCGAGCGCGGCGACCGGATCGCCGCGCTGATCATCGAGCCGCTCGTGCAGTGCGCGGCCGGCATGGCGATGCACGACCCGTCGTACGTGCGCGGGCTGCGCGCGCTGTGCGACGAATTCGGCGTGCACCTGATCGCCGACGAGATCGCGGTCGGCTGCGGCCGCACCGGCACCTTCTTCGCGTGCGAGCAGGCCGGCGTCTGGCCCGATTTCCTGTGCCTGTCGAAAGGCATCAGCGGCGGCTACCTGCCGCTATCGCTCGTGCTCACGCGCGACGACGTGTTCGCCGCGTTCTACGACGACGACACGACGCGCGGCTTCCTGCACTCGCACTCGTACACCGGCAACCCGCTCGCGTGCCGCGCGGCGGTCGCGACGCTCGACCTCTTCGCACGCGACGACGTGCTCGCGGCGAACGCGCGCAAGTCGGCCACGCTGCGTGCCGCGCTCGCGCCGCTCGACGCACATCCGCAGGTACGCCACCTGCGCGAGCGCGGCACGCTGTTCGCGTTCGACGTCGCGCTCGACGGCGATGCGGCACGCGGCTTCTCGCGACGCTTCTTCGAACGCGCGCTGGAACGCGAGCTGCTGCTGCGCCCGATCGGCACGACCGTGTACCTGATGCCGCCGTACGTGATGAGCGACGACGACATCGCGTGGCTCGCGCAACGCACGCGCGACACGCTCGACGCCACGCTCGCGGAGATCGCACGATGA
- the bioF gene encoding 8-amino-7-oxononanoate synthase, with protein MTHPLLDALQRGLADLDAQGLRRVRRTADTACDARMTVDGREIVGFASNDYLGLAAHPALVAAFAEGAQRYGAGSGGSHLLGGHSRAHATLEEELATFSGGFSDAPRALYFSTGYMANLAAMTALTGKRATVFSDALNHASLIDGMRLSRANVQVYPHADTAALAALLDASDAETKLIVSDTVFSMDGDIAPLAELVALAERHGAWLVVDDAHGFGVLGPQGRGALAAAALRSPHLVYVGTLGKAAGVAGAFVIAHETVIEWMIQRARSYIFTTAAPPAVAHAVSASLKVIAGDEGDARRAHLAALIERTRALLRNTRWQPVDSHTAVQPLVIGSNDATLAAMRALDAHGLWVPAIRPPTVPVGTSRLRVSLSAAHSFDDLARLEAALVEASEGAAASADAAPRETEPPPRSLRELPPEGAAASLGAARRETAA; from the coding sequence ATGACGCACCCGCTGCTCGACGCGCTGCAACGCGGCCTCGCCGATCTCGACGCCCAGGGGCTGCGCCGCGTGCGCCGCACCGCCGACACCGCGTGCGATGCGCGCATGACCGTCGACGGCCGCGAGATCGTCGGCTTCGCCAGCAACGACTATCTCGGCCTCGCCGCCCATCCGGCGCTCGTCGCCGCGTTCGCCGAAGGCGCGCAGCGCTACGGCGCCGGCAGCGGCGGCTCGCACCTGCTCGGCGGCCATTCGCGCGCGCACGCGACGCTCGAAGAGGAACTCGCGACCTTCTCTGGCGGCTTCTCCGACGCGCCGCGCGCACTGTACTTCAGCACCGGCTACATGGCGAACCTCGCCGCGATGACGGCGCTCACCGGCAAGCGCGCCACCGTCTTCTCCGACGCGCTGAACCACGCGTCGCTGATCGACGGCATGCGGCTGTCGCGCGCGAACGTACAGGTCTATCCGCACGCGGACACGGCCGCGCTCGCCGCGCTGCTCGACGCATCGGATGCCGAAACGAAGCTGATCGTCAGCGACACCGTGTTCAGCATGGACGGCGACATCGCGCCGCTCGCCGAACTCGTCGCGCTGGCCGAGCGCCATGGTGCGTGGCTCGTCGTCGACGACGCACACGGCTTCGGCGTGCTCGGCCCGCAGGGCCGCGGCGCGCTCGCGGCCGCCGCGCTGCGTTCGCCGCATCTCGTGTACGTCGGCACGCTCGGCAAGGCCGCCGGCGTCGCGGGCGCATTCGTGATCGCGCACGAGACGGTAATCGAATGGATGATCCAGCGCGCGCGCAGCTACATCTTCACGACGGCCGCGCCGCCGGCCGTCGCGCACGCGGTATCGGCGAGCCTGAAGGTGATCGCGGGCGACGAAGGCGATGCGCGGCGCGCGCATCTCGCCGCGCTGATCGAACGCACGCGCGCGCTGCTGCGCAATACGCGCTGGCAGCCGGTCGATTCGCACACGGCCGTGCAGCCGCTCGTGATCGGCAGCAACGACGCGACGCTCGCGGCGATGCGCGCGCTCGACGCGCACGGCCTGTGGGTGCCCGCGATCCGGCCGCCGACGGTGCCCGTCGGCACGTCGCGGCTGCGCGTGTCGCTGTCGGCCGCGCATTCGTTCGACGATCTCGCGCGGCTCGAAGCCGCGCTGGTCGAAGCCAGCGAGGGAGCCGCAGCCTCCGCTGACGCGGCCCCGCGGGAGACGGAACCGCCCCCACGCTCACTTCGTGAGCTGCCCCCCGAGGGGGCTGCAGCCTCCCTTGGGGCGGCCCGGCGGGAGACTGCGGCATGA